The genomic interval TCCTCAGGATCCCCAGACGCAGCTGGTTGAATCTATCAAGTCCGTGTTCAATTCCTGGAACAGCAAAAGGGCTGTTGCATACAGAAAGATGAATGGAATACGCGATGATATGGGAACTGCAGTGAGCATAGTTGCGATGGTTTTTGGAAACATGGGCGATGATTCTGCAACGGGAGTTGCTTTCACGAGGGATCCAAATACCGGAGAAAAGAAGGTCTTCGCAGAGTATCTGACAAACGCCCAGGGCGAAGACGTTGTAGCAGGCATCAGAACGCCAAAGTACATTGATGATATGAAGAACGAGATGCCACAGGTCTACAGCGATCTGATGAAGACCTGCGATATACTTGAGCATCACTACAGAGATATGCAGGATATTGAGTTCACGGTAGAACGCGGAAAACTCTACCTCCTCCAGACAAGGACTGGAAAAAGAAGCGCAAGGGCCGCCATCAGGATAGCCCTGGATCTTGTTGATGAAGGAATAATATCCGAAGAGGAGGCATTGATGCGCATAACGCCCTCAACCTTCGACAGGATAATGCACCCTCAGGTCAAGGTCACCGGAAAGGAAACTCCGCTGGGAAAGGGCCTGGCAGCATCTCCAGGTGCGGCCTCTGGCATGATCGTATTTTCATCAGAACGGGCTCTTGAGATCGGAAAAACCAAAAAGATGATACTGGTAAGGCCAGAGACCACAGCAGACGATGTGAGAGGCATGGCGGTTTGCGAGGGCTTCCTCACCCAGAAAGGTGGTATGACATCGCATGCGGCAGTCGTTGCAAGGGCTATGGGAAAACCGGCCGTTGTCGGTGTTGAGGCCATGTCCGTAAACGTCAATGACAGAACAGTGACCATAGGAAACAGGGTTTTCAAGGAAGGGGATGTGGTGACCATTGACGGAACCTCTGGATTCTTCTATGAGGGCGAACTCCCAGTCGAGAAACCAACCATCGATGAGTATTCCAGCAGACTGCTGAAGATAGCGGACAGATACAGGAGGCTTGGAGTGAGAGCAAATGCGAATACCCCAGAGGAAGCAAAGCTGGCCAGGGAAAATGGCGCTGAAGGGATCGGCCTGGCCAGGACGGAAAGGATGTTTCTCGGAAATGACAGGATAGGAATAATGCGATCCATGATAATGAGCGAAACGACTGAAGAGCGCAAAAAGTATCTGGATCAGCTTCTACCGATGCAGGTCCATGACTTCGTGGAATTCTTCAGGACCATGGAAGGCTACCCCGTTATAATCAGGCTTCTAGATCCACCGCTGCATGAATTCCTTCCAAACAAGGAGGATATATTGAGACAGATCTATGACATTAACAGTGGCAAGGGAAATAGGGAGGATCTACCCTATCTGGAGAGATTGCTCAAAACGGTTCGTGATCTTGAAGAATTCAATCCTATGCTGGGGTTCCGTGGATGCAGAGTCGGACTTGTGTATCCGGAGATATATGACATGCAGGTCAGGGCAATAATAGAAGCGGCTGTGAAGGTTATTGAGGAAGGGAGAACCATATACCCAGAGATAATGATCCCTCTGGTTGGCCACCACAACGAACTTAAGAAGATCCGTGCTAGGCTTGAAGAAACAGCGAAATCCGTAAAGAATCATGAGAAGGTGAAGTACAAGTTTGGAACGATGATCGAGATACCGAGGGCCTGCGTCACCGCACACAAGATAGCTGAATATGCAGATTTCTTCTCCTTCGGCACAAACGATCTGACACAGATGACTTTTGGATACAGCAGGGACGATGCGGAGGGAAAGTTCATGTTCTTCTATCTGGAAAATGGAATACTCGAGAGCGATCCGTTCTCCTCAGTTGATCGTGATGGTGTAGGAGAATTGATGAAGATCGCGGTCGAGAGAGGCAAGAGAACAAAGCCGGATCTGGAAGTGGGCATATGCGGAGAACAGGGCGGCGATCCTGATACGATTGAATTCTGCGATGAGATAGGACTGGACTATGTATCTGCATCGCCGCACAGGATTCCCGTAGCAAGACTGGCCGCAGCGAGATCAAACATAGCGAGGGAAAAACCTGAGATGACCCAGACGGCCAAATATTGAAAAATAAATTATTTTCATTTTATTGTGAGCTTGAAGAGCTTATCGGACGGATCCTGGACCCTCATCATCTCAGCTTCTTCCGCCTTCATTATCTGTATCTCTATGAGCGGATCAACAACTGCAGAGAAGAGATGTCCACCCACTATCATGTGATTTGACCTGGCTCCAGATGCATGTATATGATATCGTGGATCGTTCTGCGCAATGCTCCCGTGCAGGGACACGATCTCCAGTCTCTCCCTGAACGTCTCCTTATCATAGTCCTGACCGTTCCAGTATCCGATCTCGAAATCTCTCAGCATGCCTATAGCCCATACTACCGTACCACCCTTAACGTCGTATTTTCTGCATACCTCATCCAGATCCTCAAAAAAGGAGGTATTCTTATCGAAGCGGGCCACTATGAATGTGCCCTCCTGCTTGGAGTACATATACAAATATCATTTCATTTCTTATTAAGGTTGGCTGTGCCCCCTCATGTCCTCCGCATGTTAGCCGCAGAGCAGATACATACTGCGGCACGTAAGATTACATAGTGCGCGGGTAAAAAAGCATCTTTACCTCTTCCAATGCGTTCCACCTCTGTGATATGATAATTGTATGAAATTCTGAGGCGATGGTTAAAATATCATTTCTTGGAGATTATCTTTATCACGTCTGAGTCCTTCAATACATAGTCCCTGCCCAGGATCATCTTTGTTCTGCCGTTTATGGCCCTGATGAACCCTTCGCCGATATCTGTATGCACCCTGAATGCAAGATCCAATGCAGTTGATCCCTCAACCATCACATACGCATCAGGAAGGACGTTTCCAGCCTTATCTGTCCATTTATTTTCATCATATACTGGGTAAACGACGATGTAGTGCAGCAGGTTCTTGACCACCTTTTCCACCAGGTCGTGTATTCTCACGACACCGGGTGTCCTGAACCATCTATCTATCATCTCAAGCGCCTCTCTCTGTCGCTGATTGCCCCCCGTTATCTTAAACCCGGTCAGCACAGAATCTATCATGCCGGCATTCCTCGCTCTCTTCACGGCCAGCTCATACTCCGCAGAAACAACATACATATCAGGTATTGTCTCAATGATCTTACGAATGGTTTCAGCATCCACCTTGTCGCCCTTGTTGCCAGCATATACTACGGGTTTTGCATATTTCAGTATTGCTGATGCTAGGTTATAGGCATCCTCCATCGTCCAGATACTCAGCCTGGCTGGGAAAAACTCAGCCTCGAGAATTTCAGAGATCTTCTTCTCCGGAACGCCGAAAAGAGAGAGTTTTCTTCTAAGGGCTATTTCACGGCGCTCGCCTGTTGCCTCACTCCTCCTGCTGAAATGATCCCAGTCAGAGTATATTCTGTCCGCGAACCACTTCTTTATCTCGTTCATCACCAGATTTATGCTGTTCTTTATGTTTTCAATTGATCCTGATGAGATGTCGACTATGAGCACTATAGCATCTACATCCCTCACGGCGTCTAAGAATTCGTTTCCCATTCCACGGCCTTCGCTTGCACCCTCTATTAGGCCGGGAACATCTATCACCTGAACGGGAATATGGCGTATCCCATTTTCGCAGTAGCCTTCCCTGGGATTGCAGTGAGATCCGATTTCTGAATCCGGGCACCTCACGGTGAAGAACGTCATGCCCAGGTTCGGTTTCACGGTAGTGAATGGAAAATCACCTATTTCGGCCTCATTCTGAGTTGCAGCCGAGTAGAATGTTGACTTACCGACGTTTGGTTCGCCTACGAGGCCTATCTTTACAGACATGGCTGCCGCATTTCATCTTCAAAAATAAAGGTTTTCAGATTCACCTCGCTGGCATTTCTATCCGTAGTATCAATTTGTCGCAGGCACGCTGGATTTTCTTGAAGACCTGCTTTTGAACCCAAGTGCCGCAAGATAATAGATGGTCTTGGCGAAACCAGCGAAGTTATCGAACTCCACCATGGCGAATTTTTCAGTGGCCTTGCCCTTTGTCTCGCCCAGCTCCCTGAAGATGCCCTCAATGCCAGAGAAGACCCGTTCGTTCATGTTTCGAACCATCCACTGTATGATGGGATTCCTCATCTCGCTGGTGAGATACGGGAACAGATCCTTGGTCACCTTGATTGAGTGCTTCCACGATATATATAGTATATCCCAGTACTTCTTCGGTATGGTATCGATCCATGGAAAATCGTTTCCCTTGAGCCTGCTGGCTGTCATAGGTATGACAGGAAGCGGGAATATCCATGCCTCAAGATCCAGGTCTATCATCCTCTCAACCAGCTTTATGCTCTCCTCGATATCCTCATCGGTCTCGTCCGGATATCCTATGGTCATCGTATAGCATGGATGTATGTGGTTATCCACTAGGATTCCCGTAGCATCCACGATCACGTCGCCCCAGTCATGCGGCGTCCACGGGAAAGGCTTGCCTCTCATGTACTTTGATATTATGCGTTCACTACCGCTTTCCAAGCCAACGACCGGCGCTTCAGCTGTATATTTATCATATTCCGCAATCTCAGCGATGGCCTGAACAGTTCTAGGGCTTGATTTTGCACCCGGAGCCGAAATATGCGGGAAATAGATGTGGGTAGCCCCCATCTTCTTGACCGTGGTGAACAGGTTCACAAGGGCTTCATGGTTCACCTGGAGCTTCTTCGACCCGTATAGCATTATATCATCAGTGAGAAGCTCAATTCCTCTTATTCCATGATCGATGTTAAGCCTGACCTCCTTGACTATGTCCTCCAACGGTATAGATCTGAATGTCTCTGGCGTTATGGAGCAGAACTGGCAGCCCCTTGGACATCCTCTGGTTATCTGCACCTCTCCGAATCTTGATGGCTTTATTATCGTTGGGATTTCCTCAACCTTTGGCATGCGACCGTAGGTAACCTTAGGCACCGGTTCGCCTCTCTCCATTCTCCTTACCAGATCTGGAAAGTCCAGCTCCGCTTCACCGTCAAGCACTGCATCAACCCATTCCGGCATGTCCATAGCTATCTGCCATGCACCCGGGCCGCCTATTATAACCTTGAATCCGTACTTCGCTTTCAGCCTCTTTACCTTTTCAGCAAGCTCTTTGAAAAATTTCGCAGTCCAGCTGTCACCGCCACCGAATATCATGGTCAGCTTTGTAGAGACAGGACTCAGTGCGTATGGATCATGTACGTTTATGCCTAGGACCTTCGTTCCTGCGTCAACGGTCTTCTCCAGTTGTTCCGGCGGTGATACAACAACCGATATGCCCTTCGATGCAAGAATGGCCTCAACCTTCCTGAGTCCGTACGGAGCCGTTATCGCCTCTCCATTTTCATAGGATTTGATTGGAGGAGTGAAGAATCTATCCATAAAGAAACGTGGAACAAGCCTTGCAGGAAGGCATGCCACATAGCCAAGCGGCGAAGATCCATTGTAGTCCGTGAATGTCCCTCTATCAGATGTCAGAACAACTTCCCAGGACATAATTTAATAATACATTAAAATATTTAAAGATTGCCAATTTTATTAAGAGAATGAAAATATACTCATATAATGCTAATAAATGTCAGAAAATACCCAATTTCATAAACACTTCACTTATGAATATTTTATAATAATATCTAACAATGATTTAAAGATATTGTTAAAAAATTATATCAATTCTAAATAATAAGAGTGGACATACGTATGTAACTTCAACAACATGAGAAGATCCTTTCCAATATCTAAAGGCGCGCCATTCTCTTTGATAATAAACTTTATGAATATATCCTGTATGCATGGCTGAAGCATCGCATCCCATAGCTGGGCATCGCGATGCAATGATTATGCGCTGCAGACTAAAGGACCTTGGTGAGGAGCAGCCTGTAGATAGATAAATATGGAGTATAATCATGGAAGTTGAAATCAGGATCGTTTCCGCATCATACCGACAGAGTGATGTAGCAGTAGAGTTATTCGGTAGAACACAAAATGGAGAGTCTGTAACAGCTCTCTATTTTGGTTTCAGGCCATATTTTGATGTTGTCGAACCAGATGAGGATTATCTTAAGAAAATACAGAATGATGAAGAATTTCTCAAAATGGAGGACAAGAAGCTGTGGATAAGAGGCAGATATGAGAATGTCAAGAGGATATACATAAGATCGCCATGGAAAGTTCCTGAATTTAGAGAGAAATGCCCATTTGAAGTGCTCGCAGCAGACATACCATTTCATCATCGGTTCATATACGATTTTGATCTTGGATCTTGCGTTAGGATCACCGGAGAGGAGATCTCTGACAAGGAACCTTCATTCACTACGGATCTAGTCATAAGGGCTGAGAAGATAGAGAATGTGACCGATTTCAATCCTAACCTCAAGGTGCTGAGTTTTGATGTTGAAAATGAGATAAACAGGGAAAATGTCGAGGATTACGGACGGATCCTCGTGATAGGATATTCCATAAGCTTCCAGGGAAGGATCACAACTGGTTCGCTTTCCGGTGACGAACAAAATATTCTGCATGGATTCATAGATCTCATCAGGAGTGAGGATCCTGACGTTATAACAGGATACAATATCGA from Thermoplasma sp. Kam2015 carries:
- a CDS encoding radical SAM protein, translated to MSWEVVLTSDRGTFTDYNGSSPLGYVACLPARLVPRFFMDRFFTPPIKSYENGEAITAPYGLRKVEAILASKGISVVVSPPEQLEKTVDAGTKVLGINVHDPYALSPVSTKLTMIFGGGDSWTAKFFKELAEKVKRLKAKYGFKVIIGGPGAWQIAMDMPEWVDAVLDGEAELDFPDLVRRMERGEPVPKVTYGRMPKVEEIPTIIKPSRFGEVQITRGCPRGCQFCSITPETFRSIPLEDIVKEVRLNIDHGIRGIELLTDDIMLYGSKKLQVNHEALVNLFTTVKKMGATHIYFPHISAPGAKSSPRTVQAIAEIAEYDKYTAEAPVVGLESGSERIISKYMRGKPFPWTPHDWGDVIVDATGILVDNHIHPCYTMTIGYPDETDEDIEESIKLVERMIDLDLEAWIFPLPVIPMTASRLKGNDFPWIDTIPKKYWDILYISWKHSIKVTKDLFPYLTSEMRNPIIQWMVRNMNERVFSGIEGIFRELGETKGKATEKFAMVEFDNFAGFAKTIYYLAALGFKSRSSRKSSVPATN
- the ychF gene encoding YchF-related putative GTPase, whose product is MSVKIGLVGEPNVGKSTFYSAATQNEAEIGDFPFTTVKPNLGMTFFTVRCPDSEIGSHCNPREGYCENGIRHIPVQVIDVPGLIEGASEGRGMGNEFLDAVRDVDAIVLIVDISSGSIENIKNSINLVMNEIKKWFADRIYSDWDHFSRRSEATGERREIALRRKLSLFGVPEKKISEILEAEFFPARLSIWTMEDAYNLASAILKYAKPVVYAGNKGDKVDAETIRKIIETIPDMYVVSAEYELAVKRARNAGMIDSVLTGFKITGGNQRQREALEMIDRWFRTPGVVRIHDLVEKVVKNLLHYIVVYPVYDENKWTDKAGNVLPDAYVMVEGSTALDLAFRVHTDIGEGFIRAINGRTKMILGRDYVLKDSDVIKIISKK
- the ppdK gene encoding pyruvate, phosphate dikinase translates to MAQKEKFVYRFDEGGKEMVDLLGGKGAGLAEMTKIGLNVPPGFTITTKACIAFLKNGGFPDGMMDQVMQALHDLEQKVGRSFGDEKNPLLVSVRSGAPVSMPGMMDTVLNVGLNDRTVEGLAFMTDNRRFAMDAYRRLIQMFGEIVYGLPHEEFRERIEELKAKEHYDEDRFTVQDLQWLIDQYHTIYKKYGKSFPQDPQTQLVESIKSVFNSWNSKRAVAYRKMNGIRDDMGTAVSIVAMVFGNMGDDSATGVAFTRDPNTGEKKVFAEYLTNAQGEDVVAGIRTPKYIDDMKNEMPQVYSDLMKTCDILEHHYRDMQDIEFTVERGKLYLLQTRTGKRSARAAIRIALDLVDEGIISEEEALMRITPSTFDRIMHPQVKVTGKETPLGKGLAASPGAASGMIVFSSERALEIGKTKKMILVRPETTADDVRGMAVCEGFLTQKGGMTSHAAVVARAMGKPAVVGVEAMSVNVNDRTVTIGNRVFKEGDVVTIDGTSGFFYEGELPVEKPTIDEYSSRLLKIADRYRRLGVRANANTPEEAKLARENGAEGIGLARTERMFLGNDRIGIMRSMIMSETTEERKKYLDQLLPMQVHDFVEFFRTMEGYPVIIRLLDPPLHEFLPNKEDILRQIYDINSGKGNREDLPYLERLLKTVRDLEEFNPMLGFRGCRVGLVYPEIYDMQVRAIIEAAVKVIEEGRTIYPEIMIPLVGHHNELKKIRARLEETAKSVKNHEKVKYKFGTMIEIPRACVTAHKIAEYADFFSFGTNDLTQMTFGYSRDDAEGKFMFFYLENGILESDPFSSVDRDGVGELMKIAVERGKRTKPDLEVGICGEQGGDPDTIEFCDEIGLDYVSASPHRIPVARLAAARSNIAREKPEMTQTAKY
- a CDS encoding PPC domain-containing DNA-binding protein gives rise to the protein MYSKQEGTFIVARFDKNTSFFEDLDEVCRKYDVKGGTVVWAIGMLRDFEIGYWNGQDYDKETFRERLEIVSLHGSIAQNDPRYHIHASGARSNHMIVGGHLFSAVVDPLIEIQIMKAEEAEMMRVQDPSDKLFKLTIK